The following proteins are encoded in a genomic region of Pseudomonadota bacterium:
- a CDS encoding glutamine synthetase family protein, with product MNVGNGIDTALRSGGLVAAGIRSEADCLAAAEVLAGFDADGVETVRLVFVDQHGILRGKTVVVDAVLSACAHGIGMPSTLLLKDTAHKTVFPVWEGGASVAGMALNGASDVLAAPDLTTATPVPGSPHARRVFCTLHARDGSPLAFSSHEILARAVARLAHHGLQAVVGLEAEFQVFERIDPALDHAQASMPPAAVGTRNLTQGWQFLTDARYAEVEPLLDELRRAAQTTGLGVRTVEIEMGPSQFEFTFEPTDPMTQARRFVLFRALVKEMCHRRGLHASFMARPKLPHAAANGWHIHQSVLHAESGRNAFMPAEAGELTAEAAGWIAGLLRHAPASCLLTTPTVNGYKRFSDYQLAPNRVAWGYDNRGAMVRALLTPGDAASRLENRVADATVNPYFALAAQLLSGLDGIARSESPPPPSNTPYAETAAALPDSLLAAIEAFSDSALYRDTLGESVVDYLLCLKRAEWSRYLAAVTDWEQTEYFNLF from the coding sequence GTGAACGTGGGCAACGGCATCGACACGGCACTGCGCTCGGGTGGCCTCGTTGCGGCGGGCATACGCTCGGAGGCGGACTGCCTGGCCGCAGCCGAGGTGCTTGCCGGCTTTGACGCCGACGGCGTGGAGACGGTTCGATTGGTCTTTGTTGATCAGCACGGCATCTTGCGCGGCAAGACGGTGGTGGTCGATGCGGTTCTGTCGGCGTGTGCGCACGGCATTGGCATGCCCTCGACGCTGTTGCTCAAGGACACCGCACACAAGACGGTGTTTCCGGTGTGGGAAGGCGGGGCAAGTGTGGCCGGTATGGCGCTCAATGGCGCGAGTGACGTGCTCGCGGCGCCCGACCTCACGACCGCGACCCCCGTGCCCGGGTCACCCCACGCGCGCCGTGTGTTCTGCACGCTCCACGCGCGCGACGGCTCGCCGCTCGCGTTCTCGTCGCACGAGATCCTCGCTCGCGCTGTGGCGCGCCTCGCGCATCACGGTCTGCAGGCGGTGGTGGGGCTCGAGGCCGAGTTTCAGGTCTTCGAACGGATTGACCCTGCGCTCGATCACGCGCAGGCCAGCATGCCACCGGCCGCCGTCGGCACGCGCAACCTCACCCAGGGTTGGCAGTTTCTGACCGACGCCCGCTACGCCGAAGTGGAGCCGTTGCTCGACGAACTGCGTCGGGCAGCGCAAACCACGGGTCTCGGCGTGCGAACGGTCGAGATCGAAATGGGCCCGAGCCAATTCGAATTCACCTTCGAGCCGACCGACCCGATGACGCAGGCGCGTCGGTTCGTGTTGTTTCGGGCCCTGGTCAAGGAGATGTGCCACCGACGCGGCTTGCACGCGAGCTTCATGGCCCGGCCCAAGCTGCCCCACGCAGCGGCCAACGGGTGGCACATCCACCAATCGGTTTTGCATGCCGAGTCGGGGCGAAACGCCTTCATGCCGGCTGAGGCCGGTGAACTGACGGCAGAGGCCGCGGGGTGGATCGCCGGCTTGTTGCGTCACGCGCCGGCGTCGTGCTTGCTGACCACGCCGACGGTCAACGGCTACAAGCGCTTCAGTGACTACCAACTGGCGCCGAACCGCGTGGCCTGGGGCTATGACAACCGCGGCGCGATGGTCCGGGCGTTACTGACACCCGGCGATGCCGCCAGCCGGCTCGAGAACCGCGTTGCCGATGCCACCGTCAACCCCTATTTCGCGCTCGCTGCGCAGTTGCTCAGTGGGCTCGACGGCATCGCGCGCAGTGAGTCCCCGCCGCCGCCGTCAAATACGCCGTATGCCGAAACGGCAGCAGCGTTACCGGACAGTTTGTTGGCGGCGATCGAGGCCTTTTCGGACAGTGCGCTCTACCGCGACACGCTGGGCGAGTCAGTGGTGGACTACCTGTTGTGTCTCAAGCGTGCCGAGTGGTCGCGTTACCTCGCTGCGGTGACCGACTGGGAGCAAACCGAATACTTCAACCTGTTTTGA
- a CDS encoding aromatic ring-hydroxylating dioxygenase subunit alpha, protein MISQRLNDQLTRVGPGAEAGAVLRHYWQPACLMDELETGRAVPVNLLGERLAMVPRGDQWQLVTRRPTPEESPMRYPDRVEVDAQGPTYPTVQRRGVVFAYLGPGEAPALPNFDCFRAPDSHVFAFKGLWACNWLQALEIGIDPAHASFLHRFLEDDDPEAAYGKQFRDKAAGTELPMTYILREYPRPEISVDETEYGLKITALRHLDNGHTHVRVTNAIFPQAICIPMSREMTITQWHVPVDDEHCYWYTLFTSFDQPVDKAVMRAQRLAEHELPEYKPVKHRDNDYGYDPHEQATLTYTGMGLDINVHDQWAVEMMGSIQDRTREHLGRSDVAVIRNRRMLRKAIAAVARGDSLQLPMHDGTAASLTGPLSNDAIAPTADWQRASAQADRERRAACPWPAV, encoded by the coding sequence ATGATTTCTCAACGGTTGAACGACCAGCTCACGCGTGTGGGGCCGGGTGCGGAAGCCGGTGCCGTGCTGCGACACTACTGGCAGCCCGCTTGCCTGATGGACGAGTTGGAAACGGGTCGAGCGGTGCCCGTCAACCTGCTTGGAGAACGGCTTGCCATGGTGCCGCGTGGCGATCAATGGCAGTTGGTCACGCGGCGGCCCACACCCGAAGAGAGCCCGATGCGGTATCCTGATCGGGTCGAGGTCGACGCGCAGGGCCCGACGTACCCCACTGTGCAGCGACGGGGCGTGGTGTTCGCCTACCTCGGCCCGGGTGAGGCACCGGCGCTGCCCAATTTTGATTGCTTCCGCGCGCCAGACAGCCACGTGTTCGCCTTCAAGGGGCTCTGGGCGTGCAACTGGCTTCAGGCTCTTGAGATCGGTATCGACCCCGCGCACGCGAGCTTCCTGCACCGCTTTCTCGAAGACGACGATCCCGAAGCCGCGTACGGCAAGCAGTTCCGCGACAAAGCCGCCGGCACCGAGTTGCCGATGACCTACATCCTGCGCGAGTACCCGCGGCCGGAGATCAGCGTCGATGAGACCGAGTACGGTTTGAAGATCACCGCCCTGAGACACCTCGACAACGGTCACACGCACGTCCGTGTGACCAATGCGATCTTCCCACAAGCCATCTGCATCCCGATGTCACGGGAGATGACCATCACCCAGTGGCACGTGCCCGTCGACGACGAGCATTGCTACTGGTACACCCTGTTCACGAGTTTTGACCAACCGGTGGACAAGGCAGTGATGCGGGCCCAGCGCCTGGCAGAGCACGAACTGCCGGAATACAAGCCTGTAAAACACCGGGATAACGACTACGGCTACGATCCGCACGAGCAAGCGACACTCACTTACACGGGGATGGGTCTGGACATCAACGTGCACGACCAATGGGCTGTGGAAATGATGGGCAGTATTCAGGACCGCACGCGTGAGCACCTCGGGCGCAGCGATGTCGCCGTCATCCGCAATCGGCGGATGCTGCGCAAGGCCATTGCCGCGGTGGCGCGGGGCGACAGCCTGCAATTGCCGATGCACGACGGCACTGCGGCCTCGCTCACAGGTCCACTGTCGAACGATGCGATTGCACCGACGGCTGACTGGCAACGCGCCAGCGCCCAGGCCGACCGCGAACGCCGTGCAGCGTGCCCCTGGCCCGCCGTGTGA